Proteins encoded by one window of Methanocella sp.:
- the ligD gene encoding non-homologous end-joining DNA ligase translates to MDLLLESLPPEAKKKLVKTEQPDWEEPMLATLTGQRFDDHGWAFGRKLDGVRCIAYCKGDKIRLMSRTRHEENASFPEIADALLKERSADFIVDGEVVALDEHGNTRFQLLQPRMGLQDPAEARRTGVIVYYYIFDILYYEGYELTQVPLIERKRILEKAITYGDTIRFVEDRIGGGIAYLKEACEKGWEGLIAKRADGPYVHGRSDEWLKFKCVQNQEMVIGGYTEPSGRRIEFGALLLGYYKGGKLMYAGKVGTGFDEPTLRHLMSLFKPLERSTSPFSAEVRLRDHVHWLEPELVAQIAFEEWTREGKLRQPRYEGLRYDKAPRDVIREVPK, encoded by the coding sequence ATGGACCTGCTGCTCGAGAGCCTGCCGCCTGAAGCGAAGAAGAAACTCGTAAAGACGGAGCAGCCAGACTGGGAAGAGCCGATGCTCGCGACGCTCACGGGCCAGCGGTTCGACGACCACGGATGGGCGTTCGGAAGGAAGCTGGACGGGGTCAGGTGCATCGCCTATTGCAAGGGCGATAAGATACGGCTCATGTCCCGTACCCGCCATGAGGAGAACGCATCTTTCCCCGAGATCGCCGATGCGCTACTAAAAGAGCGCTCAGCAGACTTTATCGTCGACGGGGAGGTTGTAGCCCTTGACGAACATGGTAACACCCGGTTCCAGCTTCTCCAGCCCCGCATGGGCCTGCAGGACCCGGCGGAAGCGCGCCGGACAGGCGTCATCGTCTATTATTATATTTTTGATATTCTCTACTACGAAGGCTATGAGCTGACGCAGGTCCCGCTCATCGAAAGAAAGCGTATCCTTGAAAAAGCGATCACGTACGGCGATACCATCCGCTTCGTCGAGGACCGTATCGGCGGCGGCATAGCCTACCTCAAGGAGGCTTGCGAGAAGGGCTGGGAAGGTCTCATTGCCAAGCGGGCGGACGGCCCATACGTCCATGGCCGCTCGGACGAGTGGCTCAAGTTCAAGTGTGTCCAGAACCAGGAGATGGTCATCGGCGGCTACACCGAGCCGAGTGGCAGGCGCATCGAGTTCGGCGCCCTCCTGCTGGGCTATTATAAAGGCGGTAAGCTCATGTACGCGGGCAAGGTGGGCACGGGCTTCGACGAGCCCACGCTCCGCCACCTGATGTCGCTTTTTAAGCCGCTGGAGCGATCTACGTCGCCGTTCTCCGCTGAGGTCAGGCTCAGGGACCACGTCCACTGGCTTGAGCCGGAGCTGGTCGCCCAGATCGCCTTCGAGGAATGGACCCGGGAGGGAAAGCTCCGGCAGCCTCGCTATGAGGGGCTGCGCTACGATAAGGCGCCCCGGGACGTCATCCGGGAGGTGCCGAAATGA
- a CDS encoding DNA polymerase ligase N-terminal domain-containing protein codes for MSPKESLEPYRSKRDFEKTPEPAGGEDKELQHPIYVIQKHDASHLHYDLRLEMGGVLKSWAIPKGPSLDPKVKRLAMPTDDHPIDYASFEGTIPEGQYGGGTVMVWDIGTYRNLREEKPEGHRLTMEQAYDQGKLEVWLEGKKLKGAYALVRTGFEKRGWLFFKMKEAREGAYEDIEKAEPDSALTGRSLDEIAKEG; via the coding sequence ATGTCCCCGAAAGAATCGCTCGAGCCCTACAGGAGTAAGCGGGACTTCGAAAAAACGCCCGAGCCCGCCGGGGGAGAGGATAAAGAGTTACAACATCCCATCTACGTCATCCAGAAGCACGACGCGAGCCACCTGCACTACGACCTGCGCCTGGAGATGGGCGGCGTCCTGAAGTCCTGGGCTATACCGAAAGGCCCCTCGCTGGACCCGAAAGTAAAGAGACTCGCCATGCCCACTGATGACCACCCGATCGACTATGCCTCGTTCGAGGGCACAATACCCGAAGGCCAGTACGGCGGAGGCACCGTTATGGTCTGGGATATCGGTACATACAGGAACCTCCGGGAAGAGAAGCCCGAGGGACACAGGTTAACGATGGAGCAGGCCTACGACCAGGGAAAGCTCGAGGTCTGGCTGGAGGGAAAGAAGCTCAAGGGCGCCTACGCGCTCGTGCGCACGGGATTCGAAAAGCGGGGATGGCTGTTCTTCAAGATGAAAGAGGCCCGCGAGGGCGCATACGAGGATATCGAGAAGGCCGAGCCCGACTCTGCGCTTACCGGGCGCAGCCTGGACGAGATCGCAAAAGAGGGATGA
- a CDS encoding DUF3006 domain-containing protein produces the protein MKATIDRMEDGWAVLLLRADESIEFELPVCMLPGGSGEGDILDIDISKDIEATKVATERVSGLIEKLKKKNTTSSIIKKPSGK, from the coding sequence ATGAAGGCTACGATCGATAGGATGGAGGACGGGTGGGCCGTGCTGCTGTTGAGGGCGGACGAGAGCATCGAGTTCGAGCTGCCTGTGTGCATGCTGCCGGGCGGGTCAGGGGAAGGCGACATCCTGGATATTGATATATCCAAAGATATCGAGGCGACGAAAGTGGCAACAGAGAGGGTGTCGGGGCTCATTGAGAAGCTGAAGAAGAAAAATACAACCAGCTCGATCATTAAAAAGCCATCTGGAAAATAG
- a CDS encoding MBL fold metallo-hydrolase, giving the protein MSEYGRRLKTVDIAIGIFLIFAITVIGYFALFGGHSQAGISKAAPVEVHFIDVGQGDSILVKAGDKSMLVDGGRQVEGPKLVSYLKSQGITSIDVLVATHPHADHIGGLLSVLREIPVKEVLDSGMPYTTKTYEDYLTLIDRKNIPYTVAEAGQTFQLGPDVKVEVLAPPASKNDGGVNENSIVLKVIHHNVSFLLMGDAGIPEEMQILSSGYDLKSDVYKVPHHGSQYSAYWAFISAVSPVVSVIEVGPNKYGHPSKAELSLLAQKGSAVYRTDQNGNIVVRSNGTAFTVTPEYEMTSAKVLSCSPSYGAMRCAT; this is encoded by the coding sequence TTGTCCGAATACGGCCGCCGGTTGAAGACAGTAGACATTGCTATCGGGATCTTCCTAATTTTCGCTATCACGGTCATCGGCTACTTTGCCCTTTTCGGCGGCCACAGCCAGGCGGGAATATCGAAGGCCGCTCCGGTCGAGGTGCACTTCATCGACGTGGGCCAGGGCGACTCCATCCTGGTCAAGGCCGGCGATAAGAGCATGCTCGTCGACGGCGGCCGGCAAGTAGAAGGGCCGAAGCTAGTGTCCTACTTGAAAAGCCAGGGCATCACTTCCATCGATGTCCTCGTGGCCACGCATCCTCATGCCGACCACATCGGCGGCTTGCTCTCCGTGCTCCGGGAGATCCCCGTGAAGGAAGTGCTGGACAGCGGCATGCCGTATACGACAAAGACCTATGAGGATTACCTTACGCTGATCGACCGGAAGAACATACCATATACGGTTGCCGAAGCCGGCCAGACGTTCCAGCTTGGGCCCGACGTGAAGGTCGAGGTGCTGGCGCCTCCGGCCTCGAAGAACGATGGCGGGGTCAACGAGAACTCGATCGTGCTGAAGGTCATACACCATAACGTCTCCTTCCTGCTCATGGGCGACGCCGGGATACCGGAAGAGATGCAGATACTATCCTCCGGCTATGACCTGAAAAGCGACGTATACAAAGTCCCCCACCACGGCAGCCAGTACTCGGCATACTGGGCCTTCATATCGGCAGTATCCCCGGTGGTAAGCGTGATCGAGGTCGGTCCGAATAAGTACGGCCACCCGAGCAAGGCCGAGCTTTCCCTGCTGGCGCAGAAGGGCTCGGCGGTATACCGCACCGATCAGAACGGCAACATTGTCGTGAGGTCCAATGGTACGGCCTTCACGGTCACGCCGGAGTATGAGATGACATCGGCTAAGGTATTATCATGTTCGCCGTCGTATGGCGCGATGAGGTGCGCCACATGA
- the kaiC gene encoding circadian clock protein KaiC produces the protein MAKEKGVPKIVELPKVPTGINGFDDITYGGLPKGRPTLVAGGAGSGKTMFAMEFIAHGAMQFGEPGVYVTFEENVTDLKKNFASLGFDLEKMMEEKKIAIDHVFVERSQIEETGEYNLEALFIRLGYAIDSIGAKRVALDTIEVLFAGLRNDAIVRSELLRLFRWMKDRGITAVVTGERGEKTLTRYGLEEYIADCVILLDNRVMNELATRRLRIIKYRGSTHGIDEYPFLIGNKGITIFPITSIKTDYKISRERVSTGIASLDHMFGGKGYFRGSSILVSGTAGTGKSSCAAYFVDAACRRGEKCLYFAFEETQDQIIRNMGSIGIDLQKWVKKGLLKFHIARPALYGLEMHIVMMEDGIKKFNPGNVVVDPITDLSAVGSGREVKSMLTRLNDLMKGHSITVFFTDLIRGDVRPEHPETFISSMIDTWIILRNFEFNGERNRGLTILKSRGMRHSNQIKEFVITSEGIDLIQPYVGSSGVLMGSAKISQEARDNATILDAQRDIEYARIKLAEKQKELDARIAALKVQYKVDENDLVKSLKQKEQDLEIAMKDREIMSRVRQAQ, from the coding sequence ATGGCGAAGGAAAAGGGTGTCCCGAAAATAGTCGAGTTACCGAAAGTCCCTACAGGGATAAACGGATTTGACGATATCACCTATGGAGGGCTGCCAAAAGGCCGGCCGACGCTGGTCGCGGGCGGGGCAGGCAGCGGTAAGACCATGTTCGCCATGGAATTTATCGCGCATGGGGCTATGCAATTTGGCGAGCCGGGGGTTTACGTCACCTTCGAAGAGAACGTTACCGACCTGAAAAAGAACTTTGCCTCGCTTGGCTTTGACCTTGAAAAGATGATGGAGGAAAAGAAGATCGCCATCGACCACGTCTTCGTGGAGCGAAGCCAGATCGAAGAGACGGGCGAATACAACCTGGAAGCTCTTTTCATTCGGCTGGGATATGCGATCGACTCCATCGGCGCAAAGCGCGTCGCGCTGGACACCATCGAGGTCCTGTTCGCTGGCTTGAGAAACGACGCCATCGTCCGCTCGGAACTATTACGCCTATTCCGCTGGATGAAAGACCGGGGCATCACTGCGGTCGTTACGGGAGAAAGAGGGGAGAAGACTTTAACGCGCTATGGTCTGGAGGAGTACATCGCCGATTGCGTGATCCTGCTGGATAACCGCGTGATGAACGAGCTTGCGACGCGGCGGCTCCGAATCATAAAATACCGCGGCAGCACGCATGGTATCGACGAGTACCCGTTCCTTATTGGAAATAAGGGCATAACGATATTCCCGATCACTTCAATTAAGACGGATTATAAGATATCGAGGGAGCGCGTATCGACGGGCATCGCCAGCCTCGACCATATGTTCGGAGGGAAAGGCTACTTCCGTGGAAGCTCCATCCTCGTATCGGGCACCGCCGGCACCGGCAAGAGCAGCTGTGCTGCGTATTTTGTCGACGCGGCCTGTAGGCGGGGCGAAAAATGCCTTTACTTTGCCTTTGAGGAGACCCAGGACCAGATCATCCGGAACATGGGCTCCATCGGCATCGACCTCCAAAAATGGGTGAAAAAGGGGTTATTAAAGTTCCACATCGCCCGGCCGGCCCTCTATGGCCTGGAGATGCACATCGTAATGATGGAGGACGGCATTAAAAAATTCAATCCCGGGAATGTCGTCGTCGACCCGATCACCGACCTGTCGGCCGTCGGGAGCGGAAGAGAGGTCAAGTCGATGCTCACCCGGCTTAACGACCTGATGAAGGGTCACAGCATCACCGTATTCTTCACCGACCTGATCCGGGGCGATGTTCGACCGGAACATCCCGAGACCTTCATCTCGTCAATGATCGACACGTGGATCATTCTCCGGAACTTCGAGTTTAACGGCGAGCGCAACCGGGGCCTGACGATATTGAAATCCCGGGGCATGCGGCACTCCAACCAGATCAAGGAGTTCGTGATCACCAGTGAGGGCATCGACCTGATACAGCCATACGTTGGCTCGTCCGGCGTGCTTATGGGCAGCGCGAAGATATCCCAGGAGGCCAGGGATAACGCGACGATACTCGATGCCCAGCGCGACATTGAGTATGCGCGTATCAAGCTGGCAGAAAAACAAAAGGAGCTTGATGCCAGGATCGCCGCATTAAAGGTGCAGTACAAGGTGGATGAGAACGATCTGGTAAAAAGCCTGAAGCAGAAAGAGCAGGACCTGGAAATTGCGATGAAAGACCGCGAAATAATGTCCCGGGTCCGGCAGGCACAATGA
- a CDS encoding circadian clock KaiB family protein, which yields MTSRISKGKMMKDGEEFWDLRIYVAGETPKMQDSVRKLQKICDEHLNGRYSIEVIDLMKNPQLAAGEQILAIPTVIRKLPEPVKRLIGDLTIEEKVIVGLDIKKKGTI from the coding sequence ATGACATCCAGGATAAGCAAAGGAAAAATGATGAAAGATGGCGAAGAGTTCTGGGATTTACGGATATACGTGGCGGGAGAGACCCCGAAAATGCAGGATTCCGTACGGAAACTCCAAAAGATCTGCGATGAGCACCTGAATGGCAGGTACTCTATCGAAGTCATAGACCTCATGAAAAATCCGCAGCTTGCCGCCGGCGAGCAGATACTCGCCATACCCACGGTCATAAGAAAACTTCCGGAGCCGGTCAAGCGATTGATCGGGGACCTGACGATCGAGGAGAAAGTCATTGTCGGGCTTGATATAAAGAAGAAGGGAACAATATAG
- a CDS encoding response regulator yields MLVDDQPEFQRMAKKLLERDGGLDVTAVGSAEEALELLNKKTFDVIISDYEMQGMDGIELLETLRAQGNDVPVIIYASQGKENAIIRAVRSGAELFLQKSADPRSQLTELRFIVEEIAKRKRTESALRRRENDFHVIVERNADAMLVLDNRGSIRYANPAANILFNMKESELIGKVLGFPIILQDPVEMYIVRGYQEFVAAEMRMVEVVWEEEPSYLISFRDVTGHVQYEEELEERVHERTAKLENTNRQLLNEIESRVAAEEELRADIEERRTAEEELRREIEQREAVEKALIETKSQAELYLDLMGHDINNLNQIGIGYLELAMELSDVDEIKTLIEKPLEAMKSASEIIDNVRKLKQATIEHSESANATKIININDILPEIIKRYAQVTGRNITINVQSPKICPVKANDLIKDVFSNLVGNSVKHSDPIRPLMIDINIKRIKEKGKEYFLCTVEDNGPGIPDWVKDRVFQRFEKGATKAKGSGLGLYLVKKLVDGYNGVIWVEDRIPGVYNQGAKFIFTLPVAEM; encoded by the coding sequence ATGCTTGTCGATGACCAGCCCGAGTTCCAGAGGATGGCTAAAAAATTGCTGGAGAGAGACGGAGGCCTGGATGTCACTGCCGTCGGCTCGGCGGAAGAGGCTCTCGAGCTCCTGAACAAAAAAACTTTTGACGTGATCATATCGGACTATGAGATGCAAGGGATGGATGGCATCGAGCTTTTAGAGACCTTGAGGGCACAGGGGAACGATGTGCCCGTTATCATCTATGCCAGCCAGGGAAAGGAGAACGCCATCATCAGGGCCGTGCGTAGCGGCGCCGAGCTCTTCCTGCAAAAGAGCGCAGACCCGAGATCGCAGCTCACGGAGCTCCGGTTCATCGTCGAGGAGATCGCGAAGCGAAAGCGCACCGAGTCCGCGCTGCGCAGGAGAGAGAATGATTTCCACGTGATCGTCGAGAGGAACGCCGATGCCATGCTCGTCCTCGATAATAGAGGGTCCATCCGGTACGCCAACCCGGCGGCCAATATCCTTTTTAACATGAAGGAATCCGAGCTGATCGGCAAGGTGCTCGGTTTCCCCATCATCCTGCAGGATCCCGTGGAGATGTACATCGTAAGGGGCTACCAGGAATTCGTCGCGGCCGAGATGCGCATGGTCGAGGTCGTGTGGGAAGAGGAGCCGTCGTACCTGATATCGTTCCGGGACGTCACGGGGCACGTACAATATGAGGAAGAGCTGGAAGAGAGGGTCCATGAGCGGACGGCAAAGCTTGAAAATACTAACAGGCAATTGCTTAACGAGATCGAGTCGAGGGTAGCCGCCGAGGAAGAGCTCCGGGCCGATATAGAGGAAAGAAGGACGGCGGAAGAGGAACTAAGGCGCGAGATCGAGCAGAGGGAAGCGGTCGAGAAAGCGCTGATCGAGACAAAGTCCCAGGCCGAGCTGTACCTCGACCTGATGGGCCACGACATCAATAACCTGAACCAGATCGGCATCGGGTATCTCGAGCTGGCCATGGAACTGTCTGACGTCGACGAGATCAAGACGCTCATTGAAAAACCCCTGGAAGCAATGAAGAGTGCCTCAGAGATCATCGATAACGTAAGGAAGCTGAAGCAGGCGACCATCGAGCATTCGGAGTCGGCCAATGCGACAAAGATCATTAATATAAACGATATATTACCGGAGATAATAAAGCGATATGCGCAAGTAACCGGCCGGAATATCACGATAAACGTCCAGTCTCCGAAAATATGCCCGGTGAAGGCGAACGACCTGATAAAGGACGTCTTTTCCAACCTGGTCGGCAACTCGGTCAAGCATTCCGACCCCATCAGGCCGCTTATGATAGATATTAATATAAAGCGTATTAAGGAAAAGGGCAAGGAATATTTCCTTTGCACCGTCGAGGACAACGGGCCCGGCATACCAGACTGGGTCAAGGACAGGGTCTTCCAGCGGTTCGAGAAAGGCGCCACAAAGGCAAAGGGTTCGGGGCTCGGCCTTTATCTTGTAAAAAAGCTGGTAGATGGCTACAACGGGGTCATATGGGTAGAAGATAGAATTCCTGGTGTATATAACCAGGGCGCCAAGTTTATCTTTACGCTACCCGTGGCAGAAATGTAA
- a CDS encoding circadian clock KaiB family protein — MDKQKPYPEGTMVLRLFVAGDTLKSRLTIANLKDICRKDLKGRCVVEVIDLTQHPEMAVDNNISALPALIKELPFPVRTLIGDLASRSKVLIALDIKDPDEEAGRKVKAKKALDTNAEHEKLLRENERLKAENYSLRRMLRKNDD, encoded by the coding sequence ATGGACAAACAGAAGCCCTATCCGGAAGGTACGATGGTCCTGCGGCTTTTTGTTGCCGGAGATACGCTAAAGTCGAGGCTGACCATCGCGAACTTAAAGGACATTTGCCGGAAGGATCTCAAAGGCCGCTGCGTTGTCGAGGTCATTGACCTGACACAGCACCCGGAAATGGCGGTCGACAACAATATCTCTGCCCTGCCGGCGCTCATCAAAGAGCTGCCTTTTCCGGTAAGGACGCTGATCGGCGATCTCGCATCGAGGTCGAAGGTACTTATCGCGCTCGATATTAAGGATCCGGATGAAGAAGCCGGCCGTAAGGTTAAGGCTAAAAAAGCTCTTGATACGAACGCCGAACATGAAAAATTATTGCGGGAAAACGAGCGGCTAAAGGCAGAGAACTACAGCCTGAGGCGAATGCTAAGAAAAAATGATGATTAG
- a CDS encoding transcription elongation factor Spt5, protein MAQEQQMQAETPTASVYAVKTTANQERSVANLIAMVARKENYDIRSILVPEELKGYVLVESPMHEIVEHAIQNIPHAKAVVKGASSIAEVQHFLAPKPVVTGISEGDIVELISGPFKGERARVKRVDETKEEITVELSEAMVPIPVTVRGDIVRVLSKEETK, encoded by the coding sequence ATGGCCCAGGAACAACAAATGCAGGCAGAGACGCCGACGGCGTCGGTATACGCTGTGAAGACCACCGCGAACCAGGAGCGGTCGGTGGCTAACCTCATCGCAATGGTGGCGCGTAAGGAGAACTACGACATCCGCTCCATCCTCGTACCGGAAGAGCTGAAGGGCTACGTGCTCGTCGAGTCGCCCATGCACGAGATCGTGGAGCACGCCATCCAGAACATCCCTCACGCCAAAGCGGTCGTCAAGGGCGCATCCTCGATCGCCGAGGTCCAGCATTTCCTGGCGCCAAAGCCCGTCGTCACCGGCATATCCGAGGGCGACATCGTGGAATTAATATCCGGCCCGTTCAAGGGTGAGCGTGCCCGCGTGAAGCGCGTGGATGAGACCAAGGAAGAGATCACAGTCGAGCTTTCGGAGGCTATGGTGCCCATCCCCGTTACGGTCCGCGGCGACATCGTGCGCGTGCTGAGCAAGGAAGAGACCAAGTAA
- a CDS encoding protein translocase SEC61 complex subunit gamma: protein MAENKAGSISLERITDSIKQYVRILKLTRKPSMDEFLTISKVAGIGIILIGIIGFIIYLLMVPIPTMFLK, encoded by the coding sequence ATGGCAGAGAATAAGGCAGGCTCAATATCGCTGGAACGCATCACCGATTCCATCAAGCAGTATGTCAGGATACTCAAGCTCACGCGCAAGCCGAGCATGGACGAGTTCCTGACGATCTCCAAGGTCGCGGGCATAGGCATCATACTCATCGGTATCATCGGGTTCATCATCTACCTGCTCATGGTTCCGATACCTACTATGTTCTTAAAATAA
- the ftsZ gene encoding cell division protein FtsZ, with the protein MPEKVGDTDEDIMAVMEGLKTNVIVIGCGGGGSNSIARMSSEGIVGAKLFAMNTDAQHLLHTKADKKFLIGKKLTRGFGAGSLPEVGESAAKESLSEIKAAISQSDMVFVTCGLGGGTGTGSAPVVAQVAREGGALTIAVVTTPFKVEGAVRKDNAEKGLEKLRKSADTVIVVPNDKLLEVVPNLPLQQAFKVADEVLTHAVKGITELVTKAGLVNLDFADIKTVMSNGGVAMIGLGEGKGDKAAELSVRNALLSPLLDVDISGAKAAIVNVTGGSHMTIGEAEAVVEEVYNAIDPEARLIWGASVDPDLGDVIRTMVIITGVSSSQILGKPQEEQQPVFNPQKTLKTQKFGLDFVG; encoded by the coding sequence ATGCCGGAAAAAGTCGGGGACACCGACGAAGACATCATGGCCGTCATGGAGGGCCTCAAGACCAACGTCATCGTCATCGGCTGCGGCGGGGGAGGCTCGAACTCCATAGCCCGGATGTCCAGCGAGGGCATCGTGGGCGCAAAGCTCTTCGCCATGAACACCGACGCGCAGCATTTACTTCATACGAAGGCGGATAAAAAATTCCTGATCGGCAAAAAATTAACGAGGGGATTCGGCGCGGGCAGCCTTCCCGAGGTCGGGGAGAGCGCGGCGAAAGAAAGCCTCTCGGAAATTAAAGCCGCAATCAGCCAGTCCGACATGGTGTTCGTCACCTGCGGGCTGGGCGGCGGCACCGGCACCGGCTCGGCGCCCGTCGTGGCGCAGGTCGCCCGGGAGGGCGGCGCTCTCACGATAGCGGTCGTTACGACGCCCTTTAAGGTAGAAGGCGCGGTCAGGAAGGACAACGCGGAAAAAGGCCTCGAGAAGCTCCGGAAGTCGGCAGACACGGTCATCGTCGTCCCTAACGATAAGCTCCTGGAAGTCGTGCCGAACCTGCCTCTGCAGCAGGCGTTCAAGGTGGCGGACGAGGTGCTCACCCACGCAGTCAAGGGCATTACCGAGCTGGTCACCAAGGCCGGGCTCGTGAACCTGGACTTCGCGGACATAAAGACCGTGATGTCGAACGGCGGCGTGGCGATGATCGGCCTGGGCGAGGGCAAGGGCGATAAGGCGGCCGAGCTCTCGGTGCGCAACGCGCTGCTCAGCCCGCTGCTGGACGTGGACATCTCTGGGGCGAAAGCCGCCATCGTCAATGTCACCGGCGGCTCGCACATGACCATCGGCGAGGCGGAGGCCGTCGTCGAAGAGGTCTATAACGCCATCGACCCGGAGGCAAGGCTGATCTGGGGCGCATCGGTCGACCCCGACCTGGGCGACGTCATCCGTACGATGGTCATCATCACCGGCGTGTCCTCCTCCCAGATACTGGGCAAGCCGCAGGAGGAGCAGCAGCCGGTCTTCAATCCCCAAAAGACATTAAAAACGCAAAAATTCGGGCTGGATTTCGTAGGGTGA
- a CDS encoding PIG-L deacetylase family protein has protein sequence MAKKLTVLAIGAHADPFDMPYQCGGTLAKLAKAGDRVICVSSCDENREEATKVAKVLGCEARFLDLKEGNIENDRPTVHKVVELIRDVKPDIVITHQPTDYNPDHRKLSQAVLGACLLSRVGEVKTKHKPYKVPCLYYSETSSGVNSHGDIYVDIEDTLATKIKAIKEHKSLSMKNGVEHLGSMEHLAEREEATAKFRGMQAEIEAAEVFERAVNYRVMRAFSTLPFPDVPVHNE, from the coding sequence ATGGCGAAGAAGCTTACTGTTCTGGCCATTGGGGCCCACGCAGACCCCTTTGACATGCCGTACCAGTGCGGCGGCACCCTGGCTAAGCTCGCGAAGGCGGGAGACAGGGTAATTTGCGTATCGTCCTGCGACGAGAACCGGGAGGAGGCGACGAAGGTCGCCAAAGTGCTCGGCTGCGAGGCGAGGTTCCTGGACTTGAAGGAGGGTAACATCGAGAACGACAGGCCCACTGTCCACAAGGTCGTGGAGCTTATCCGGGACGTGAAGCCCGATATCGTCATTACGCACCAGCCTACCGATTATAACCCGGACCACCGGAAGCTGTCCCAGGCAGTTCTGGGCGCCTGCCTGCTCTCCCGTGTGGGCGAGGTCAAGACGAAGCACAAGCCCTACAAAGTGCCGTGCCTGTACTATTCGGAGACCTCCAGTGGCGTCAACTCGCACGGCGATATCTACGTCGACATCGAGGACACGCTCGCCACCAAGATAAAGGCGATAAAGGAGCACAAGAGCCTGTCCATGAAGAACGGCGTGGAGCACCTGGGCAGCATGGAGCACCTGGCGGAGCGGGAGGAAGCGACCGCGAAGTTCCGGGGCATGCAGGCGGAGATCGAGGCCGCCGAAGTGTTCGAGCGGGCCGTCAACTATCGGGTCATGCGGGCCTTCAGCACGCTGCCGTTCCCCGACGTGCCAGTGCACAACGAATAA
- a CDS encoding CDGSH iron-sulfur domain-containing protein gives MIKNKKDHVADHTAGKPKEKKAGGVLVSKNGPYIVTGGLPLEKEYIVADSEGISAEWKKGKAYPEQETYALCRCGGSKHKPFCDGTHAKEGFDGTETATKKKYLAQAERIEGPGFTLTDVQDLCAVSRFCHQAGGVWRLTAESDDPNDKKLAAHIAGQCSSGRLVIWDNETGKPIEPKFEPSISLTEDPEKECSGPLWVKGGVPVESENGTKYEVRNRVTLCRCGMSGNKPYCDGSHIGCHFNDGDPEL, from the coding sequence ATGATAAAGAACAAGAAGGACCATGTAGCTGACCATACGGCAGGTAAGCCGAAAGAAAAGAAGGCCGGCGGAGTACTGGTATCGAAGAACGGGCCTTACATCGTCACCGGCGGCCTGCCCCTCGAGAAGGAGTACATCGTCGCTGATAGCGAGGGCATTTCCGCCGAATGGAAGAAGGGAAAAGCCTACCCGGAGCAGGAGACCTACGCCCTTTGCCGATGCGGCGGCTCGAAGCATAAGCCGTTCTGCGACGGCACCCACGCGAAGGAAGGCTTCGATGGCACCGAGACGGCTACGAAAAAGAAATATCTCGCCCAGGCCGAGCGCATCGAAGGCCCTGGCTTTACGCTCACCGACGTCCAGGACTTATGCGCGGTATCCCGCTTCTGCCACCAGGCCGGCGGAGTATGGCGCCTCACGGCAGAGTCTGACGATCCGAACGATAAAAAGCTCGCAGCCCACATCGCAGGCCAGTGCTCTTCGGGCAGGCTGGTGATATGGGACAACGAGACCGGCAAGCCCATCGAGCCCAAGTTCGAGCCCTCGATCAGCCTGACCGAGGACCCCGAAAAAGAGTGCAGCGGGCCTCTCTGGGTGAAGGGCGGCGTCCCGGTAGAATCGGAGAACGGCACTAAATACGAGGTCCGGAACCGCGTTACCCTGTGCCGCTGCGGCATGTCGGGTAATAAGCCGTACTGCGACGGCTCGCACATCGGCTGCCACTTCAACGACGGCGACCCCGAGCTATAA